GATTCCTCGCTTTCGTCAGTGCGTGGCTCGCCACCTTAATACACTGCCCAAAATTTTAGTGCCAGTTCTGTCATCCACCGGCGATTTGCCGGTTTGGTGATGCAGACTGTTTCTGATAAAAAGGCGACGGATACCGCCCGGCAGATGCCGGAGGCCGTCGCCTTTTTTGTCGGCAGACGCAACAAGGCACTGTGCCGGTTGAGTCCGGAGGCTGTCTCTGATACATTGAATCGCCGGATAATTTTTTTCGGCCTTATGCCCCGGCGTTGCGCCATGGAGGCCTGTATGCCCATCAATCCGCACCCTTTCCAGGCCCTGACCCCTGGGTTCATCATGGATGCCGTGGAAAGCTGTGGTTATCTGTGCGATTGCCGGACCCTGGCCCTGAACAGTTACGAAAACCGGGTATACCAGGTCGGCATCGAAGGGCAGAGTCCGCTGGTGGCGAAGTTCTATCGCCCAAAACGCTGGAGCGACGCCCAGATACTGGAGGAGCACCGTTTCTGTTTCGAACTTGGGGAACACGAACTGCCGGTGGTCGCGCCGCTGCGCAACGCACAGGGGCAAAGCCTGTTTCATTTTCGGGGATTCCGCTTCGCTCTTTATCCACGCAAAGGGGGGCATGCGCCGGAGCTGGACAGCCTCGATAACCTGCTGGTTCTGGGACGCCTCATGGCGCGGATTCATAGCGTCGGTGCCTTGAGCCCCTTCAAGGCCCGACCGCGACTGGACATCCACAGTTTCGGCCATGAAGCCGCCGCCCTCGTCAGCGAGCGTTACATCCCCCGGAATTCAAGGCAAATTACGATGCGCTGGTGGGCGACCTGCTGCAGGGCATCGCGCAGGCCATGGCAGACGCCGGCGCGGTGCGCTATATCCGTACCCACGGCGATTGCCATGTCGGCAACATTCTGTGGCGTGACGGAGGGCCGCATTTTGTCGATTTCGACGATGCCCGCATGGCTCCCGCGGTGCAGGATCTGTGGATGATGTTGTCTGGCGACCGCCCCAGCAAAACTGCGCAGCTCGCGGAAATTCTCGCGGGCTATGCCGAATTCAACGATTTCGATATGCGCGAACTGCGGCTTATCGAAGCCTTGCGCAGTCTGCGTATTCTGCATTTCACCGCGTGGCTGGCGCAGCGATGGGAAGATCCCGCTTTCCCGCCGAGCTTTCCCTGGTTTAACACCCCCCGCTACTGGGGTGACCATATCCTGGAACTGCGTGAGCAGATTGCGGCTCTGCAGGAACCGGCGTTGCAGGTGTGAGGAACAAAGGCCCTTTGTCGCAAGGAACAAAGGGCCTGCGCCAATGACAAATGGCGGTCTTGCCGTTATTTGATCCCGAGCAACTCCACATCGAAGATCAGCGTCGCGTTCGGACCGATGGTCGGAGTTCCCCGGGTCCCGTAGGCGAGTTCCGATGGAATGAAAAGCTGCCATTTCGCGCCCGGTTTCATCATCTGCAGGGCTTCCGTCCAGCCGGGGATGACCCCCTGCACCGCGAAGGTGGCCGGTTTTCCGCGTTTGTAGGAGCTGTCGAACTCGGTACCGTCGAGCAAACAGCCGCGGTAGTGCACCGTGACACGGTCCTGCGGGCCGGGCCGCCTTCCCGCCCCGGGCTCCAGTATTTTGTACTGCAGGCCGCTGGCGCTGCTGATAATCCCCGGCTGCTGCCGGTTTTTGTTCAGAAACTTCCTGCCTTCCCACAGGTTTTTATCCGCCATCTGGTTTTTCATCATCTGCTGATGCCCGGCAGCCTGCTTCTGTAATTCACTCAGGGCTTCATGCCGCTGCTTCTCGTCAAGAACCGGCGGCCTTTCCGCCAGGGCATCCTCGATGCCCCGTACCAGCAGCTCGGGATCGATCACGATCCCCTGGGTTTTGAAATCCGCTCCGATTTTGTGCCCGAGGCTGTAGCTTGCCCTGGCTGCAGGGGTTTGCAGATCAGCTGCATTCTGTGCCGAAACGATTGCCGGCATGCATGCCATTGCGAGCACGGCGTAGAGAAGGTGTTTCATGTCTGGCCCTTTTCTGTTTTGGATTATCCGGGGGTGGATGGTTTTTGTGGGAAACGGTTCCGCTACCTTAAAAGACCGGCAGGGCAATGTCAATTTGCGATTATTGTATCGGGAGGGTCTTTGCGGGACGAAAACAGAAGGCGGAACCGTGAGGCTCCGCCTTCTGTTTCTCCATGCTTTGCGGCAAGGTCAATCAGAATACGACTTTTTCCATCTGCCAGATGCCGCAGGGGCAGATGCCGGAACACAGGCCGCAGCCGATGCAGTATGTTTCGTCGGAGACGTACTCGAAGGTTCCGTCCGGTTTTTCACGGCGTACGATGGCACCCTCGGGGCAGGTCTCCAGACACAGGCTGCAATCGCGGCAGGTGCCGCAGCTGATGCAGCGGTGTACTTCACTGCAGGCGTCTTCCACCCGGAAGCGGCCGCGGTTCTGTGGCATGAACGATTCCTTGTGGAGCTTGGCCTGGGGAATCATCACCGGCGCCGGCTTGGCGATCAGTTCGCGACCGCAGAGGTAATCGTCGATGTAGTCGGCAACTTCGCGGCCGCTGCCGATGGCATGAGTCAGAAGGCCGGGTTTGATGGTATCGCCCAGAGCGAAGACATCAGAAGCTTTCTTGACCTGCCAGCAGTCGTTGGTTTCCATCATGCCGCGGTCGGTGAGCCATTCGCGGGGTACGTAGGACAGGTCGGGGCGTTCACCGATGGCGATGATTACGGTATCGGCCTCGATCAAACGGCCGTCTTTGGTGTGCAGGCCCTCCGCGTCGATGCGTTCGGTGAAGACCGGCCATTCAATCCTGCCGCCGAGGGCCTCGAACTGGTCGATCTCTTTCTGGTAGGCGGCGGGACGCTGTACGTCGATGGCGGTCACCTGCCCGGCGCCCATGCGGTAAGCGCCGATGGCGACGTCCATGCCGGCATTGCCGGCGCCGATAACCACGACCTTGCGGCCCACCCCGGGCTTGCCGCCGTTGTTGATCTCCTTGAGGAAATCTAGGCCTTTGACCAGGCGCTCATGGCCGGGGAAGGGGATGACCACCGGATTGTGGGCACCGGTCGCGACCACGACCGCATCGACGTCGCCTCGAATGGCTTCGAAGGACTGCTTGTCGATCTTGCTGTTGGTGCGGATATCGACGCCGATGTTCTTGATACGGTTTATTTCATCATTGAGGACTGCGCGCGGCAGACGCTCGGAGGGAATCGCCTGACGCAGTTTGCCGCCGACTTCCTTATCCGCTTCATGAAGCACCACGCTGTGCCCGCGCAGGGCCAGCTGCCAGGCCACGGACAGTCCGGCGGGACCACCGCCGAGAACCGCGACCTTTTTGCCGGTAGCGGGCTGCATATCGGGGGCTGCGACGGTCTGGGACAGGCGGCCGAGTTCCTTCATGGCCACCGGGTGGTCAAGGTGGCGACGGCTGCAGGCATCCATGCAGAGATTCGGACACACCTGCCCGCAGACGCTGGCCGGAAACGGCGAATACCTGAGGACCAGTTCCAGCGCTTCCCTGGTCTTGTTTTCCCGCAGCAGGCGGATGCGGTCCTGGGTCGGTATGCCGGTGGGGCATGCTGCCTGGCAGGGGGCGGCGTAGGCCTTGTCCTGCCAGTGCGGAATTTTAAGGCGCATGTCGCCGGTATTGATCAGGTCGGCGACATGGTCGTAGTCGTCTTCCACGACATCGCCGAAAATGCCACCCTCCACCCATTTACCGAGGCGGAATTCATGCAGGGTTGGGCGCTCGGCGGCCTGACGTTCCTCGTAGGTCTTGGCGACGATCTTTTGCCACTGGGACAGATCGGTGAGTTCCGCAAATAGCTGCGGCTTGTCGATTTTGCCGAGAAACACAGGCATGTTGTCAAGCAGGAACTGTTTGTCGAAATCGTCCAGTTCCATCAGCCAGACGTCTTTGGACAGGCCCTTGATCGGACCGCGCACGTAGATGGTGCCACCGACCATGCCGACGCAGGCGCGGTCCCCGAGCACCGATTCGAAGGCATCGCTGTCGTAGCCGCAGACCACGGCGATGCCGCCGCCCATGAACTCGAAGGAGAAGGACCCGACGTTTTTCAGCACCCACAGCTCGGGGGCTTCATGTGCCGGGTCGCGTTTCATCAGCGAGCCGGTACGGGTTCCGGCGCGTCCGGCTACATAGATCTTGCCGCTGGCGGCGCAGTGGGCGGTGGTGTCGCCGCCGTCGCCCTTGAGGATCACGGTAGCGCCGGCGTTGAGCCAGCCGACATCGGCCGGAGCCGGACCGTTGATGACGATCTCGGTGCCGGCCAGACCGAAGGCGCCGACACGCTGGCCGGGATTTTTGACCGTGAATTTCAGCGGGATGCCGTCCCTGGTCCAGAGCGGTCCGCCGATGTCATGATGGCCGGAGGAGAGGATTTCGAATTCGGTCTCTCCGGCTTCCAGGGCGGCATAGATCTTCTGCAACAGCTGCTGCGTGGAAATGCGCCGGTTGTTTTCATCAAAGCCGTTGATAAAGGCTGCCATTGATTGAAACCTCCTTAACAGACGTACTGAACCTGCAAACGATCGGCAACGGCCTTGTCGGAAGAGACCAGGCAGTCGGAGCGGCCGACGGGCAGGGAGGAGTTGCCGATGGGGGCCATGAGCTTGCGCAATTCACCGTCCATGGCCAAAAAGTAGTTAACGATGTTCTGTGCCACCCGCTCCGGGTTGAGGCGTTTGACCAGCACCGGTTGCTGGGTGGTGATGCCGACCGGACACAGGCCGGTGTTGCAGGCGTTGCAGCGGCTGTGGTCGTTGCCGAGACAGCCGGCCATCTGCAGGATGAGCTTGCCGGTGAACACGCCGTTGGCTCCGAGACAGAACATTTTGAAAGCATCGGCCGCCAGGTTGCCGGTTTTGCCCATGCCCCCGGCCGCCCACAGCGGAATCTGGCCCTGGCGTCCCTGGGCCACGGCGGCGAGGTAACAGTCCCGCAGCTTGCTGACCACCGGATGACCGGTATGGTCGAGGCTGATGTCGTGCGCCGCGCCGGTGCCGCCGTCGATACCGTCAAGGAAGAAGCCGCCGACGATGTTGTAGGGGTCGCGCACCAGGTTGTTGAACACCGAAACCGAGGTGGCGCTGGCGGCAACCTTGATGGCTACCGGCACGCGGAATTTGAACGCGGCATTGAAAGACAGGAACATCTTCTGCACGCTCTCCTCGATGGAGTACAAGCCCTGATGGTTGGGAGGCGACAGCAGGTCCGCCTTGGGCACGCCGCGGATTGCCTGGATGTGCTCGGCCACTTTGGCTGCCATCAGCAAGCCGCCGTCACCGGGCTTGGCGCCCTGGCCGATTTTGATCAGTACGCCGGCCGGGTCTTCCACCATGTGCGGCATGGCCTGGATGATACGGTTCCAGCCGAAATGCCCCGAAGCGATCTGCAGGATCATGTACTTCAGGTACTTGCTTTTCAGCAGGCGCACCGGCATGCCGCCTTCTCCGGAGCACATGCGCACCGGCAGGCTGCATTCTTCGTTGAGGTAGGCGACCGCCATGGCGACGGCTTCCCACATGCGCCAGGACAAGGCACCGATGGACATGTCGCCGATAATGACCGGGTAGATCCAGCGCACCGGCGGGGTGTGGCCGTCCTTGATCAGCTTGCCGTCGGCGGTCTGTTTGAGCGGCAGGTTGCCGGCCGGCAGGATGCGGCCCAACGGCGCCAGGCAGTCGAAGGTATGCCGCTGGGCATCGAGGCTCGGGTCGGTCATTTGCGAAATGCGGCCGACGCGCAGGGTGTCGAGGGTGCGGGCCTGCACTTCGAGATTGTTGCGGCCGCCCCGCTTGGGGCCGCTGGCGGTAACGGTGGCATAAGCCACGCTGAACCGCGAGTCGGGATTGCGTTCCGAGCTGATGGCATTGTTGGGACACACCCGTTCACAGACGCCGCAGCCGCGGCAGTAATTCTTGATGCTGTTCTGCTGGGCGATTACCGGCTGGGCGCAGAAGCGGGTTTTGGGCTCGGGGGTGGTGCTGTCGGTGTAGGTGACGCGGCGGCGCTCCATTTTGGGGCCGATGGCGTCAAAGGTGCAGGCTGCGATGCAGGCTCCGCAGAGGGTGCAGCGCTCGGGGTGGTATTTGATCTTCCAGGGAAGATCGTTGCAGGCGATGTCGTTTATTTTTACTGTTTCCATCGCTGGACCTCCAGATTGTTGTCGATGACCACGATTTCACGTTCGTTGGGGTAGATATCGGTCTCCCAGTTGCGGTCAGGCAGGATCTCGTTGATGCCGCAGACTTCCGAGGACAGAACCACGGTATCCGCGTCCCTGCCGACCACCACCGGCCGCAGTTTCTTGGCATCGCAGCAGGTGAACAGGGTGTTGTCGGGCAGTACGCCGATGATGGTGTTGGGGCCGTTGATTTCCAGGTGTGCCAGGGACTGGCGCATGGCCAGCAGCTGGTCCTGGTCTTCACGCCTGACCATTTCCTCGAAGGGCAGCGGCGTGATGACGTGCTTGTAGTAAGACAGCGGCCAGCCCAGTTGGCGGTGAATGTGGTGCAGCGTGTAGAGGAAGCACTGGGAGTCGGACTCGAAGCCGATATAGCCGCGGTGCAGGCTCTGCTGGAATTCCCTGTTTTTCTGATAAAAGGTGTTTTCGCCATTGGCCAGCGCCGTGTAACCCTGGCAGAAGAAGGGGTGGGCGGCGTAGCGCACGATGGCGTAGTTGGTGTTCTGGCGGCACTGGGCGGTGATGACCCTGGCAGTGAATTTGTCGTCCGTGTCCCAGATGTTGAAGAAAGTGCCGATATCGCGAGGGTCGCCGATCTCTTTCAGGGTGATCACGTCGGGCCAGAAAGAGTAGGCGAAGCCTATGCAATTGTCTTCCATTTCACGGCGCAATTCCAGGCGCGTATCGAGCAGCAGTTCCTGTTTGGCCTTCTGGTCGGCGGCGGCATAATCCGCGGGATAGTCGAAGGTCTGGAAGACATAGTGCGGCATGGCCTGAATGTCCAGGCCCGGCTGCCGGTTGGTCCGTGGCTCCCATTCATGGACCAGGCGGAACCCGCGGGTGTCCATGATGGTCTTGGCGATCCGCAGGCCTTCGTCGGTGCAGGCCAGCGACAGGGTGGGCAGATGCTTGTAGTTTTCGAAGATGCCCCCCAGATCCTGCATGACCATGGCGAAGCCGGAATTGTCATGTCCCTTCTGTTGGGACTGCATGAGCAGCAGGGCTTGGCTGGGGTGCACATAATGGCGGCTCTTGATAGCTCCAATACGACACATTCTATTCAACCTCCGGATGGTGAGTACGCGAATAACCACAGATGGCTTCTCGGTGTGACATATTACACATTTGCAAATTGAATGCCATAAAACAGATAACGACAATTGCAGGCATCCGGACAAGAATTAAATTGAGAAAAACATTAGTACAAACGGCGCATTAGCTGATTTATGCAGAAGTTGTAGCAGGAGTTTTCCGGAACCGGGAGAGGTATTTCAGGAGGCGCTACTTAACACCAAAAGAGTATTTTATTTACTCAAAAATTGCCCGACGCCTCCGCGAGGAGAGGCGTCGGGCCACGAAACCGAGGCTGGGTTAAATGTCGTAAGCGCTTTCAGAGTGCAGGGTCTGGTCGAGGCCGATGATCTCTTCTTCTTTGCTGACCCGCAATCCGAGGGTTTTGTCGATGATCCAGAGCAGTATGATGGTGACGATGGCGGCGTAGGCTCCGGCGGCCAGCACGCCGAGGATCTGCACCCAGAGCTGGTGCGGATCGCCGGTCAGCAGGCTGCTCGCGCCGACAGTCGCGAAGATGCCGGTCGCCAGGGCACCAAAAGCGCCGCCGACGCCATGCACGCCGAAGGCGTCAAGGGAGTCGTCGTAGCCGAGTTTGTGTTTGAGCATCACGCCGCTGTAGCAGACGGCTCCGGCCATCAGGCCCATCACCAGAGCCCAGCCTGGGGTTACGAAGCCGGCCGCCGGCGTGATCACGACCAGTCCGGCCACGATGCCGGAGGCTGCGCCAAGGGCGCTTGGCTTGCCCGCCAGGCGCCATTCGATCAACAGCCAGGACAGGGCGCCGGCCGCGGCGGCGGTCTGGGTGGTGGTAAATGCCAGGGCGGCGCTGCCGCCGGCGGACAGGGCGCTCCCGGCATTGAATCCGAACCAGCCGAACCACAGCAGGCCGGCCCCAAGCAGGGTCATGGGCAGATTGTGGGGGGCCATCCGCTCGTGAGGGAAGCCATGGCGTTTGCCGAGGGCAATCGCCAGGATCAATGCCGACAGACCCGAGGACAGGTGGACGACAGTGCCGCCCGCGAAATCGAGCGCGCCCATCTCCAGAAGCCAGCCGCCTTCACCCCAGACCCAGTGGGCCAGCGGATCGTATACCAGGGTGGCCCACAGCAATATGAAAATGCAGTAACTCGAAAATTTCATGCGTCCGGCTACGGCGCCGGAAATGAGGGCCGGGGTGATAATGGCGAACATGCCCTGGAACATGGCAAAGACATAGGTTGGAATGGTGCCGGTTACGCTGTCGGGGCCAATGCCGGCCAGAAACATATTGCCAAGTCCGCCGATAAAGCGGCCGGAGCCACCGAAGGCCAGACTGTAGCCGATCACCACCCATTGCACGCCAATGATGGCCATTGCCGCAAAAGTATGCATGCTGGTCGAAAGGACGTTTTTTGCGCGGACCATCCCGGCGTAAAAAAGTGCCAGCCCGGGCAGCATCACCAGTACCAGGGCAGTGGAAATGAGCATCCAGGCGGTGTCGCCGGGATCGGCCCTTTCCGCTGCATGGGCAGCAACCGGAAGTGCCGTCAGGTACAGTGCGGTGGTTAGAAACAGGGGGCTGCGAAACATCATTTTCCTCCATTGCTTCGTTGCAGGGATGTGCGGCCCGAATACCTGGCGTTGATGGCTGCGCGGTCGTCAACGGCGTCGGCGCCGTTGGGAGGGTATCCGGATCTGGCGGGGCGGACGTTGTCCCGCCGCTTTGTTCTAGAGACTTAGCAAACCTTGAACCAACTTTTAAATTAGCGTAAAAACAATGACTTGTATGTTTTCTGAAGAGGAAATGAAAGAGGGGATGCCTAAAAAACAGGCGTGCGTGCCGCATTAGCGGGCGATGGCAGGTGTCATGAAAAAAGCCCCCGTTGAAACGGGGGCTTCGGCTTGCGTGTCTATGAAAAGGGTGCGAATCAGAGCATTTCGATCCAGTTGTGAGTGTCGGGTTCGTGGCCGTATTGTATGCCGGTCAAAGCCTTGTAGAGCTTCATGGTCAAGGGCCCCATCTGGCCGTCGCCGATGGTTACGGTGCGGTCCCTGTATGTCAGTTGCCCGACGGGGCTGACCACCGCTGCGGTGCCGGTGCCGAAGGCTTCGGCGAGGCGTCCCGATTCGGCGCCGTCGAGCAGTTCGTCAACACTCATGGCCCGTTCTTCCACAGTGTAGCCCATTTCGGCGCCAAGCTGCAGGATGGAGCGGCGGGTGACGCCGTTGAGGATGGTGCCGTGCAGCGGCGACGTGACGATTTTTCCGTCGTACAGAAAGCAGATGTTCATGCTGCCGACTTCCTCGACATATCGGCGTTCCACGGCATCGAGCCACAATACCTGGTCAAAGCCCTTGGTGGCAGCCTCTTTGGCGGCGAGCAGGCTGGCTGCGTAGTTGCCACCGCATTTTACTTCGCCGGTACCGCCCGGGGCGCTGCGGACGAACTGGTCGGAAATCCAGATCCTGACCGGTTTGAATCCGCCTTTGTAGTAGGCACCCACCGGGCAGAGGATGATGTAGCAGAGGTATTTTTCCGATGGCTTGACACCCAGGACCGCTTCCGTGGCGATCATGGTGGGGCGGATATACAGGCTGGTGCCCTCGCTGTGGGGAACCCAGTCGGCTTCCAGTCGGATCAGCTTCCTGATGGCTTCAAAAAAGAACTCTTCGTCGACGGGAGGCATGCAGAGGCGGCTGGCACTCTGATTGAAACGCCGGATGTTGTCTTTCGGGCGGAACAGGGCGATACTGCCGTCCTGCCGTCGAAAGGCCTTGAGCCCTTCGAAGATTTCCTGGGCGTAATGAAATACCAGTGCAGCCGGATCGAGCGTAAACGGCGCATAGGGCTGGATACGGGCCGAGTGCCAGCCGCGTCCGGCATCGTATTCCATGACGAACATACGATCGGTGAATTGGCGGCCGAACACCAGCTTGGATTCGTCTTCGATGCGGGGTTTCGGCTGAGTGACAGGCTGAATTTCGATATCCATGATGCGCGTCTCCGATCCGGTGGAAAATCTTATGCCAAAGCACCTCGTTGCTTTAGCATATTTAAACTGTTGCTGGCAAGGAGTTTCGTGGCGTCAAAATGGTGTTGGGCCGGATCGGCGGGGGTCAGTTTTTCAGCCCGAGAAAAGCGAGGGTTGATTCCAGTGTCCGGTTGACGATCTGCTCGCTGTCCACGCCTGCTTCGGCGAGGATCGCAATGGCCTGCGTAAAATTCCCGACGTTCTGGGCAACATGTGAATCACTGCCGATGGCCACGGGGCAACCGAAGCGGGCGCACAGGCGCGCGATCAGTCGGCAGTTGTCGGCACTGCCAAGGCGGCTGGTGATGAATGACGAGTTGTTGATTTCCAGAGCCGTGCCGGTAGCCGCGGCCTGACGCGCCACGGTTTCGTAATCGAGTGGAAAACCCGGATTGCCCGGGTGGCAGATGATGTGGATGCGAGGGTTTTCCATCAGGGCCAGAACTGCCCGCGTGTTGGCTTTGCAATCGCTGGGTCCGAAACCGCAGTCGTGGTGGAACCCGGCCAGCACCACATCCATTTTGTCCAGCAGGCGGTCGCAGAGATCCACCCGGTCGGGGCCGACGATGTTGGCTTCCACGCCTTTGATGATGCGTACCCCTGACAGATAGTCGGGAATCATGTACAGGCATTCGAAATGATAAGGATGGGGGGCTGCCGGCATGGCCGGTCCGTGATCGGTCATGGCGACGCCGCGCAGGCCGCGTGCCGCGGCTGCGGTGGCGATTTCGCCGATGGTGCTGTAGGCGTGTCCGGAAGCCAGGCTGTGAACGTGGAGATCGACTTCGGCGTTTATCGTTGCCGTCATGGGAATCCTTTGGCTGTTGCAAGCTGTTTTTGGGACGGGATGCGAAGCGACATGTTAGCATTTCGCCTTTGTGGGCACAATTACCCTGCTCCGATCGCGGGTGCCTCCCCCTTTTGTTGTTTCCCGGCGCAGGTTCGTGTTATAACAACCCTTCTTTTGGCCTTTCAAGAAAAAACATTCATCCCGAACGGGGTTATTTGCATATGAGTCTGGAAGATTTACTGCACGAGGTGAGCCGCCCCGCCCGCTATCTGGGCGATGAACTCGGCAGCGTGCGCAAGGACTGGCAGAAGGTCGACGTCAGCGTCGCCCTTGCTTTTCCCGATGTTTACGAAGTCGGGATGAGTCACATAGGCCTGCCTCTTCTCTATCGGGTGGTCAATGATCTCGACTGGGTTCTGGCCGAGCGGGTGTATGCCCCCTGGCCCGATCTCGAAGCGCTGATGCGCTCCGCCGGTAGGCCGTTGGCTTCCCTGGAGTCACAGCGCGGGCTGGCGGATTTTCATATCATCGGTTTTACCCTGCAGTATGAATTGTCGTACAGCAATGTTCTGAACATGCTTGACCTGGCCGGAATTCCGTTGCGGCGGGAGCAGCGGGATGCCTCTTTCCCGCTGGTGGTGGTCGGCGGGCCGGGGGCGTTCAATTGCGAGCCTCTGGCGGATTTTGTCGACTGTGCGGTGATCGGCGACGGCGAAGAAGCCATTGTGGAGCTGTGTGAAGCGGTGCGGGCTTCGCGCCGGGCAGGTGAGGACCGGACGGCTTTGCTGTTGCGGCTTGCCGCCATTGAAGGCGTTTATGTCCCTTCTCTGTATGATGTCCAGTATGACGATGTCGGGCGCGTGGCCTCTGTCCGTTCCCTCGGGGGCGCTCCCGCCCGGGTGCGGCGCAGGATCCTGCCTGATCTCAACGTCGACGGTGTGCAAGCGCGACCGCTGGTTCCGTTCATGAATGCCGTGCACGATCGGGTTACAGTTGAGATTGCGCGAGGTTGCACCCGCGGCTGCCGCTTCTGCCAGGCCGGCTTCATCACCCGGCCGGTGCGCGAGCGCGATCCCCGGCGGATTGTCGATCATGTTGCCGACGCTCTGGCCTGCTCCGGGTATGAGGAGGTTTCCCTGTTGTCGCTGTCGGCGGGGGATTACAGTCAGATCGGCCCCCTGCTCAAGGGGCTGATGGATCGCTATCACCAGCAGCGGGTGGCCATGTCGCTGCCGAGCCTGCGCGTCGGTTCGCTCACCGGCGAGTTGATGGAAGAAATCCGCAAGGTGCGCAAGACCGGTTTTACCCTGGCTCCGGAGGCCGGCAGCGAACGTCTGCGCCAGGTGATCAACAAGGGGATCACCGAAGAGGACCTGCTGCAGACGGCGCAGCAGGCTTTCGGTCTCGGCTGGCGAATCATCAAGCTTTATTTCATGATGGGGCTGCCGACGGAAACGGAAGAAGATCTTGCCGCCATGGTCACTCTTGCGGCGCGGGTCAAGCGCGCCGGCAAGGGGACCCAGGGTGGTGCGGATGTCAATGTATCGGTTTCGACCTTCGTGCCCAAGCCGCACACGCCTTTTCAGTGGGAAGCGCAATTGGGGTTGCAGGAAACGCTCGACAAACAGGCCTGGCTGCGCGATGCGCTGCGCAGCAAAAAACTGCGGCTCAAGTGGCACGAAGCGCAGATGTCCTTCATGGAGGGGGTGTTTGCCCGCGGCGACCGGCGCCTTGGCCGGGTTCTGGAGCGGGCGGTGGCGCTGGGCTGCCGGTTTGACGGCTGGCGGGAGCATTTTCGTTTTGACCTCTGGCGGCAGGCTTTTGACGATTGCGGGATCGATCCGCAATGGTATCTGCGCGCACGCGATGAGGACGAGATTCTGCCCTGGTCGCATATCGACTGCGGGTTTTCCGAAGGTTTTCTGCTGGCGGAAAGGCATCGGGCATTGCGCCTGGGCTACACGCCCGATTGCCGTTCGGGACAGTGTTCCGGTTGCGGTGTCTGCGATTTTGCCAGCATCAGGCCGCGGGTTGCCGCAGCCGACCTGGTGCCGGAGCCTGTCGAGCGAGG
This portion of the Syntrophotalea acetylenica genome encodes:
- a CDS encoding branched-chain amino acid aminotransferase, translating into MDIEIQPVTQPKPRIEDESKLVFGRQFTDRMFVMEYDAGRGWHSARIQPYAPFTLDPAALVFHYAQEIFEGLKAFRRQDGSIALFRPKDNIRRFNQSASRLCMPPVDEEFFFEAIRKLIRLEADWVPHSEGTSLYIRPTMIATEAVLGVKPSEKYLCYIILCPVGAYYKGGFKPVRIWISDQFVRSAPGGTGEVKCGGNYAASLLAAKEAATKGFDQVLWLDAVERRYVEEVGSMNICFLYDGKIVTSPLHGTILNGVTRRSILQLGAEMGYTVEERAMSVDELLDGAESGRLAEAFGTGTAAVVSPVGQLTYRDRTVTIGDGQMGPLTMKLYKALTGIQYGHEPDTHNWIEML
- a CDS encoding phosphatase — protein: MTATINAEVDLHVHSLASGHAYSTIGEIATAAAARGLRGVAMTDHGPAMPAAPHPYHFECLYMIPDYLSGVRIIKGVEANIVGPDRVDLCDRLLDKMDVVLAGFHHDCGFGPSDCKANTRAVLALMENPRIHIICHPGNPGFPLDYETVARQAAATGTALEINNSSFITSRLGSADNCRLIARLCARFGCPVAIGSDSHVAQNVGNFTQAIAILAEAGVDSEQIVNRTLESTLAFLGLKN
- a CDS encoding TIGR03960 family B12-binding radical SAM protein, which translates into the protein MSLEDLLHEVSRPARYLGDELGSVRKDWQKVDVSVALAFPDVYEVGMSHIGLPLLYRVVNDLDWVLAERVYAPWPDLEALMRSAGRPLASLESQRGLADFHIIGFTLQYELSYSNVLNMLDLAGIPLRREQRDASFPLVVVGGPGAFNCEPLADFVDCAVIGDGEEAIVELCEAVRASRRAGEDRTALLLRLAAIEGVYVPSLYDVQYDDVGRVASVRSLGGAPARVRRRILPDLNVDGVQARPLVPFMNAVHDRVTVEIARGCTRGCRFCQAGFITRPVRERDPRRIVDHVADALACSGYEEVSLLSLSAGDYSQIGPLLKGLMDRYHQQRVAMSLPSLRVGSLTGELMEEIRKVRKTGFTLAPEAGSERLRQVINKGITEEDLLQTAQQAFGLGWRIIKLYFMMGLPTETEEDLAAMVTLAARVKRAGKGTQGGADVNVSVSTFVPKPHTPFQWEAQLGLQETLDKQAWLRDALRSKKLRLKWHEAQMSFMEGVFARGDRRLGRVLERAVALGCRFDGWREHFRFDLWRQAFDDCGIDPQWYLRARDEDEILPWSHIDCGFSEGFLLAERHRALRLGYTPDCRSGQCSGCGVCDFASIRPRVAAADLVPEPVERGVPENSAPDSPEELCRVRLRVRKQGRVRFVGHLDFMSLIHRAVRRAGLPVRFSGGFHPSPQISFPDALPTGVESDAEIVDLKLCRHREPEEVLAAINAQLPRGVEVLAAQTVAWKAAAPAVAIRSSVYRVLLPAGASDALPERVAAFLEREVLEVARLKKGREQILDLRAAVEDLRIEDGSLWLRLTKGSPMPLLAWLLDIPAAQAARLPVRKVAVVLDGEADSGYI